One Coregonus clupeaformis isolate EN_2021a chromosome 21, ASM2061545v1, whole genome shotgun sequence DNA window includes the following coding sequences:
- the LOC121534459 gene encoding zinc finger protein 595 isoform X3 — MAIPGLGHAMLEEVLKLVTKECVTLVSMRFNSVLRQTSPLSLKTFNWTTVTDEWKTSAPTFLSFLSASSATASLNPNTTKSAKSSMVAMAGALLLRARSKNMCAPMYRTSMLLRQGRTRTRCQNKLAKMGVCVSSHSSLTKRREITLSYDKDFAACHTRTAIEDQPISPPTSPPHPVMTPLSPEDGDPGCSGENVAETTVVLPGSDDDDAAALTDEEFWQFSREQEEDEDDEKAYTNSVQRKQGKRFSAKKFFKVQRKNKAVQTRPHGTSVDVTPENGDLCVNRDCLLQLFRLCRKCGFECEVSLQGQQRSFSVIQTCPVCSHTRKWMSQPSVAEETSREREKELLNGEEPCKDRDQDDSCSLTMEITEEICDYDEESGQSSERENKRKRGKERSDETEWEPSDEEDIVMDSDSSEDLETAGSSGLTEEANIDNCQTGIEKEERLVEWCTDCGAEPVLACTTQRHKKLYACGVCVSEVQQAVGFDQFYMRFEDPASFKEHVRREHNTKPHWLLCTDCGKRHFKKDHLCEHKIKRLRCRDCGKRCLSEQGLWSHRRLHQKGRVYPCKFCLKPFRTKQDKLTHEENHRHPYQCSECSEIFKNIRLRNRHLQSHRGPKRYICDICDKRFFQLKHLQKHTAVHSRQRPHMCQLCQRSFTEKRHLRAHMRSKCQQCDQCFNRIVHLKIHIQRHHGPGSQKQGEREGGGESGTKL, encoded by the exons ATGGCAATCCCTGGCCTGGGCCATGCGATGTTGGAGGAAGTGCTGAAGTTGGTAACTAAAGAATGCGTCACCTTAGTTTCTATGCGCTTCAACTCCGTCCTACGCCAGACTAGTCCCCTTTCACTTAAAACCTTCAACTGGACCACTGTGACTGACGAGTGGAAGACCTCGGCGCCGaccttcctcagttttctatccgCTAGCTCAGCTACAGCGTCCTTGAATCCAAATACAACCAAATCAGCTAAAAGTTCCATGGTGGCCATGGCTGGCGCCTTACTACTTAGGGCTCGCTCAAAGAATATGTGTGCACCCATGTACAGGACCTCAATGTTGCTACGGCAAGGACGAACCAGGACCAGATGCCAAAACAAGCTTGCAAAAATGGGAGTTTGTGTTTCAAGTCACAGTAGCTTAACAAAGAGGAGAGAAATTACACTTTCCTATGATAAAGACTTTGCTGCCTGCCATACCCGGACCGCTATTGAAGACCAACCAATAAGCCCACCGACCAGCCCACCTCATCCAGTG ATGACACCTTTGTCACCGGAGGACGGAGATCCCGGTTGCTCTGGAGAGAATGTAGCGGAGACTACTGTTGTGTTGCCAGGCAGTGACGATGACGATGCCGCTGCGCTGACGGATGAGGAGTTCTGGCAGTTCTCCAGGGAgcaggaggaagatgaggatgatgaaaagGCGTACACGAACTCAGTCCAGAGGAAACAGGGGAAACGG TTCTCTGCGAAGAAGTTCTTCAAAGTGCAAAGGAAAAATAAAG CTGTGCAAACACGTCCTCATGGAACCAGCGTCGATGTCACTCCTGA GAATGGTGACTTGTGTGTGAACAGAGACTGTCTCCTGCAGCTCTTCCGGTTGTGCAGGAAGTGTGGATTTGAGTGCGAGGTCAGCTTGCAGGGCCAACAGAGGAGCTTCTCTGTCATTCAGACGTGCCCAGTATGCAGTCACACCAGGAAGTGGATGAGCCAGCCTTCTGTTGCCGAGGAAACctctagagaaagagagaaggagctaCTGAATGGAGAG GAACCATGTAAGGACAGAGACCAGGATGACAGTTGTTCGTTGACGATGGAAATCACTGAGGAGATCTGTGACTATGATGAGGAAAGCGGTCAGTCCTCGGAGAGGGAGAACAAGAGGAAAAGGGGGAAGGAGAGATCAGATGAGACGGAGTGGGAGCCGTCTGATGAGGAAGACATTGTAATGGACTCTGATTCTTCTGAGGATTTGGAAACGGCAGGTTCCTCTGGTCTAACAGAAGAGGCCAACATTGATAATTGTCAGACCGGaatagagaaagaagagagactTGTGGAGTGGTGCACTGACTGTGGAGCCGAGCCTGTACTCGCCTGCACCACACAGCGCCATAAGAAGCTGTacgcctgtggtgtgtgtgtgagtgaggtcCAACAAGCTGTTGGATTTGACCAATTCTACATGCGCTTCGAGGACCCGGCCAGCTTCAAGGAACATGTACGACGTGAACACAACACAAAACCTCATTGGTTGCTCTGTACAGACTGCGGCAAGCGTCACTTCAAGAAGGATCATTTGTGCGAGCACAAGATCAAGAGGCTCCGCTGTCGAGACTGTGGTAAACGCTGTCTGAGTGAGCAGGGTCTGTGGAGTCACAGACGTCTCCATCAGAAAGGCCGTGTTTACCCATGTAAGTTCTGCCTCAAGCCATTCAGGACCAAACAGGACAAGCTTACCCACGAAGAGAACCATCGGCATCCTTATCAGTGCTCAGAATGCTCAGAAATATTCAAGAACATTAGACTACGGAACAGACACCTTCAGAGCCACAGAG GTCCAAAgagatacatttgtgacatctgCGACAAACGTTTCTTCCAGCTTAAACACCTCCAGAAACATACAGCCGTTCACAGTAGGCAGAGACCCCACATGTGCCAGCTGTGCCAACGCTCGTTCACCGAAAAGAGACACCTCAGGGCCCACATGCGCTCCAAGTGCCAGCAGTGTGACCAGTGTTTCAATCGCATAGTCCATCTGAAGATCCACATCCAACGGCATCATGGCCCCGGCTCTCagaagcagggagagagagaaggagggggagagtcAGGAACCAAACTGTAG